The genomic stretch TGGTCTAAACTTGATAGGATGTTGATTAATCCTCAATGGTTGATTGACCATCCTAATACTCAGGCCAATATCTTCCCTTACTTATTACTATCAAGGAACAGCATCAACCTAAAAGGAGATTTAGTTTTTTGAATTGTTGGGTGGAGCACAAGGATTATGATACTATGGTCTTGCAAGCTTGGAATTCTCAAGTTAGTGGAAATGCAATGTTCAGAATATTTGCAAAGTTGAGGAATGTTAAAAGGGTTCTCTTGGACTTTGCATAAAAATAATTATACTGGAATTACAAGACTGTCAGATACAATTGCAAAGAGCTCCTCTTGACCAGGCTCTAATTGCAAAAGAAAAAGGGGTGCTGCAGGATTacattatttttaatttttaaaaaagcTGAAATGAGTTCTTTGATGCAGAGGCCAAAGATTCAGAACATTAAGTTCAATGATCCTTCAACTGGATAttttttctcaaaaattgctgTTCGGAAGCACCAGAATTTGATTGGGAAAATCAAGGACAACATTGGACATTTAAAAGAGGGGCTTGCTGATGTGAATCAGGGTTTTGTGGATTATTATAGAAGTCTACTTGGAACCAAGCTGCACATTGAGAACGTCATTGCTCAAATGCTTGAGAAGAGCGTCATATCCATTAGTATTTTCTTTATCAAAGTTACGACTGTAGGAAGTCAGTAAGTACATGGAGGAATGATGATACTTGTGATCCGGATCGGGAACAACACCATCCACACTGGGGCTTAGGATCGGCAGCAAAGTCTAAATCTAAATAAGGATCAACCTGATTCTCATTAGGGCCGCCAGCGAACAAGAAGTCGATAGACTTATGCTCCTCAGCAGCCTTGGGGTTTGCCAGGAGCCAAGACGCTGCCTCAGCGTCATCGGAGTCAGAGTAATACTCGTCCCCAAAGAGCTTACTAATAGCAGCAGAGCTAGCAGCAGCGGCAGAAGAGGAGTCGGAAtcagggttagggttagggctGGGGTTGCGGAAGGGGTGTCAAAGAAAGGGACGAGAGGGAGACAGTCCTGGCGGCGAGCAAGGGGATTAACAGAGTGGATGTCGCAGTCACAGGAAGGACAAGGATGTGCAGCATCGGCCTTGCAGGTTACAGTAGCAGGGGAGTGCTTGGGGCCTATTCTGCCTTTTTTGTGAATATGGCCAGTGCAAGTGAAAGCTCAATAAATCTTTGAGCAATGCTGCATGGTGTTATCAGGCATTACCAAGTTGTCGTTGCTGCAACTCGAGTTATGGGAATTGGGAAAGATGGCAAATTGCCATGGACTCTTCCCTCCGATCTCAGATACTTTAAGGAGGTCACGACAACTACCTCAGTTGCTGGAATGAGGAATGCAGTGATCATGGGAAGGAAACTTGGGAAAGTATCCCTCTTAAGTATGGGCCTTTACCTGCTCAAATGGTTTTTCTTCTCACTTTTTTAAGCATTCTTGGAGCATTATCAAAGAGGATTTTTGTATCAAAAAAGGGAAATTACCTAAACAAGCCAATACTACTCTCTTGACTCTGATCCCTAAGAAGGCAGTGGTGTCAACTGCCCTTGACTATAGGCCAATTGCTTGTTGTACTGTTTTATACCAGGCTATTAGTAAAATCATATGTGCCAGACTTACGCCCATTTTACCCAGTCTCACTGGCAAGGAACAAGGAGCATTTGTGAAGGGAAGATGCATTTTTGAGAAAATTATACCAACCCAATCACTTGTTAAGGGCTATGGACAGGATGTCTCATAAAGGTGGACATAAGAAAGGCATTTGATTCCCTTCAATGGGAATTTGTTGCACAAATGATGAAGGTACTTAACTTTCCTGATCAGTTTGCAAATTGGGTTATTGGATGCATCACTTCAAAATGGTTTAGCTTGAAAATCAATGGTGACAATGTGGGTTTTTTCAAAGAGGAAAGTGGTCTTAGACAAGGAGATCCGCTATCTCCTTTCATCTTTGTTAGATCCTATCTAGAATTTTAAGGAGCATTAATAAGGAGGCACAGGTTTCCTATCATCCAAAATGTGGCAGAATTGGGCGTAATCACCTCAGCTTTGCAGACGATTTGATGATTTTTGTGAGATGACCTCCCCTCTGTTAGGACTGTTATTCATTCCTTGGATCAGTTAGCTAAAGTATCAGGATTATGTGCAAAAACCCTGATAAGACTAACATATACTGATATACATAGGAGGGGTGAAAGAAGAGGTTAAGAATAGTATTCTTATTATGGAAACTGGATACCTTGAAGGGACCTTCCCTTTCAAGTATCTGGGGGTTCCAATGAATGAGGGAAATTGAATACACACATGTTTTCTGATCTACTTAACAAAGTTCAGTCATCATTGAATGAATCACTGGTCTACCCACCTTTTGTCCTATGCTGGGAACTTAATTCAGTGGCTTTTGGTATGGAACAATACAGGTGTTCTACATATTACTTCCAAAAGGAATTATTAGGCTCATAAGCAAATTCTGCAGAATTTTTTGGTGGAACATTACTGAGGGCAGCAGGAAAATGATTACGAAGAGCTGGGTTTCCTGTTGTGCTCCTCATCAGGAAGTTTTTCAGATTAAAGAAGTGTTGTCCTGGAATATGTGTACACTTTGTAAGTGGCTTTGGATAATTGACAATCATTCTGAACGTGTTTGGAGTCAGTGGAACCTGGTCTATAATATTAAGCATGTTGGACTGGGGATGTAAAGAGCTACCACTCTGAAAGTTGGCGCAACATCATTCAGGTGAGAAATGTGCTGGTACAGAAAACAGGAGGTATTGCTAATGCTAAGGAATGTTTGCTTCAATGTGTCAGAAATGGGAAGTTTAGGACTGGGATGGGTTAAGATTGCAGGAAGAACTAAGAGTTTGAAAATCAACTTTTTTCCATAAGGATATCATAGAGGAGTTGAATACCTGTAGTAATGGCAGCAGATTTTGCCCTTGCAACAGGCCATTCGGGACGACTACTCAAAAGAGCCGTAAAGAGCCCTGCAACATGTGGAGTAGCCATGGATGTTCCTGTCATGATCTTTTGGCTCTCAAATAAATCTTCCTTTACAAATGAATTCTCATTCTCTTTTTTCTTCATGACGGAACCAAATGGAATGCTTTTTGGGTGGGAGCCAAGAATATTGCAGCCAGGGGCAACTAAATCCGGCtacaagtcaattaaaacattcaTGAATAGTCTAATTAAAGCATGaagataaaagaaaaagaaaaaaaatgaaaataaatatGAAGTACCATAATTATTTCAGGACATTTTCGTGATGGTCCTCTACCCGTGAATTCTGGTACATAACTCCCTCTTGCATCTAAACCAGGAGTGCTCTTAGAGAAACTCACGTAAAGTTCCTCAAAGCTGTTCTCTCTAAATCTGTAGTTTACAAAAAATGTATAGTTTTCACTTCAGCAAGAATAAAGGCAACGTGAAGTATAACATAAGCAAGAGTAATATCACCAACACCTCCTATATTCTAGAAAACACCTAGAATCCTACTCAAAAAATCAACTTCCATCTAACGCCTTTATCTTGGTCTTATACTGGTAAATTGATAGTTGAATAACATTTAAAGAATTTAACGGTTCAAATATCGCGCCAAAAACATACCCAAGGTCTCGCCAGTCGTTAATCCTTTTACAATTATCACAGCTCAGACGCACCATTGGCCACTGGGTTGTAGTTAATAAATACAAGTTCATCCTGTGTTTCTTCAAGGGGCGTATCCACTTGACAAGATTCTGATATGCAACTAAAATTCCTTCTTTATCTTTTGGAAGGTTCCGCAAAACTCTGCATCATAATCATATCAACAATATGAATTTGTTAAAAAAGATATCAATATATTTGAATTATATTGGTAATTTAATATAAATATACATAATATTTTTCACCTCAAAGGACGAAACTGAGTCTCGACAATGTTCATAGATATCCCCTAGGTCATCAGCAAAATAGCAGAAATTATGTTACTCCATGTCTCCAAATGTATAGTATAGAAGTGAAAAATAGTTGGAAATATACAAAGACTCGTATACTACCTCAATTTCATCCAATATGTTTATCTCCTCATTTTTGTCATTTACAACTGTTCTTAAGATCTTGACATGTTTAGGGAGTTCTCTTTTGGTTTTTGTGTACCTAGAGTCACTTTAGTAATTAAGTTCTTGCCAGTAGTGCAAGCCCCTACATTAACACACCAAGGATATCCATATAGCAAGGATTCGCTCGCTGGCCCATCATTACCGGCCGGGACACAAGTCAAGATGTTGTTCCTAAAAGCTTCAAGGGTCCTTTGAGCTAAAATATCATCATCAAAGCTCCACTTAGCATCAAAATCCTTAAAACTAACTCCACGCAATCCTTGAGACATTGAAATAACCCTAACTTCATCTTTTATTGCTAAATCCACGGCTCTTGCAAGCATCTCCTCGTCTCGCTTACATTCTATGCATCCAACCGCATATAAATGCAATTGTGCATCCGGAACAACTCCTCTAATCGTCCCTTCTTGACATAATCCAAAAAAATCAGCTGGTTGAGGTTTTCCGGCTAGAATTGAGGCACATAGAAATCCATGTCCGGACAACTTTGTTTCTTGATCACAATCATGAACCGATTGCAATATTGGTGTCCTATATGTTAAGAAGTCAGAATAAAATTGAAAGTATAATGTTTGTAACTCGTAAACAATTTCAAAAGGTAATTAGCTACCTTTTA from Silene latifolia isolate original U9 population chromosome 5, ASM4854445v1, whole genome shotgun sequence encodes the following:
- the LOC141657398 gene encoding cucumisin-like isoform X2 is translated as MNIVETQFRPLRVLRNLPKDKEGILVAYQNLVKWIRPLKKHRMNLYLLTTTQWPMVRLSCDNCKRINDWRDLGFRENSFEELYVSFSKSTPGLDARGSYVPEFTGRGPSRKCPEIIMPDLVAPGCNILGSHPKSIPFGSVMKKKENENSFVKEDLFESQKIMTGTSMATPHVAGLFTALLSSRPEWPVARAKSAAITTASSFADRNLFGDEFMFGAGLMQLKNALNPGLVYDVSYEHYME
- the LOC141657398 gene encoding subtilisin-like protease SBT4.6 isoform X1, giving the protein MLKECSNYEDYEHDQEFSKLTTATTSHSLNLQHIERCDDEQDCIVQDQTYNSMDFIGLPLVSNNSEIEGLEGVLEKTTGVKVGVIDSYYQSEICSNDYDAFKRTPILQSVHDCDQETKLSGHGFLCASILAGKPQPADFFGLCQEGTIRGVVPDAQLHLYAVGCIECKRDEEMLARAVDLAIKDEVRVISMSQGLRGVSFKDFDAKWSFDDDILAQRTLEAFRNNILTCVPAGNDGPASESLLYGYPWCVNVGACTTGKNLITKVTLGTQKPKENSLNMSRS